Proteins found in one Campylobacter lari genomic segment:
- the accD gene encoding acetyl-CoA carboxylase, carboxyltransferase subunit beta, with product MNFLDIFSSIRRKQATPSEAPNHWVKCNSCHALMYYKEIETCYNVCPKCNFHMRLNPLKRIELLSDEGSFVEMDKDLHAIDPLKFVDSKSYKKRLAENEEKTGRKSAVISGECTIDGIKTQLVVFDFSFMGGSLGSVEGEKILRAIERAIEKKTPVVIVSASGGARMQESTYSLMQMSKTSAALKLLAEEKLPYISVLTDPTMGGVSASFAWLGDIIMAEPGALVGFAGARVIKQTIGADLPEGFQKAEFLLEHGLIDAIVERSEHKKFIADFLRFFSKN from the coding sequence ATGAATTTTTTAGATATTTTTTCTAGTATAAGACGCAAGCAAGCCACTCCAAGCGAAGCTCCAAATCACTGGGTAAAATGCAATTCTTGCCATGCGTTAATGTATTATAAAGAAATAGAAACTTGTTATAATGTTTGTCCTAAATGTAATTTTCATATGAGATTAAACCCTCTAAAACGTATTGAATTACTTAGCGATGAAGGCTCTTTTGTAGAAATGGACAAAGATTTACATGCAATCGATCCACTTAAATTTGTAGATAGCAAATCATACAAAAAAAGATTAGCAGAAAATGAAGAAAAAACAGGTAGAAAAAGTGCTGTAATAAGCGGGGAATGCACCATAGATGGGATAAAAACTCAATTAGTTGTTTTTGATTTTTCTTTTATGGGTGGAAGCTTAGGCTCAGTAGAAGGTGAAAAAATTCTTAGAGCTATTGAAAGAGCTATTGAGAAAAAAACCCCTGTTGTCATAGTGAGTGCAAGTGGCGGAGCTAGAATGCAAGAAAGTACTTATTCTTTAATGCAAATGAGCAAAACTAGTGCAGCATTAAAATTATTAGCAGAAGAAAAACTTCCTTATATTTCAGTATTAACCGATCCAACCATGGGTGGAGTGAGCGCGTCTTTTGCTTGGCTTGGAGATATCATCATGGCTGAACCTGGTGCTTTAGTAGGATTTGCAGGAGCTAGGGTAATTAAACAAACCATAGGAGCTGATTTACCAGAAGGCTTTCAGAAGGCTGAATTTTTACTCGAACATGGATTGATTGATGCGATTGTAGAAAGAAGTGAACATAAAAAATTTATAGCAGATTTTTTAAGGTTTTTTTCTAAAAACTAA
- a CDS encoding M23 family metallopeptidase — translation MVFARKRSNKKWIFVVFLILLAFVVFVLNTKLFEKNPPLIQIKSDVIYSNLTDPISIEVNDESTLKDIKVTLFKANELNGETLVNEHVKGNKKSIHFDLKLPKPAYKEKVDSYKLAIEASDGSFWNFFLGNKALKEVKVIIDTKKPFVEILDNSYQIEQGGVGSVVFKASDENLQEVYITTDKDKIFKATPYVKEEYYAALIPWEATDEHFRAYVVAVDKAGNVNKQRIRYYFTNKKYRVSNIKVSDRFLDGKIEFLAQKYAPKDRELSRLEKFKFVNEDLRASNEVIIHDITSKVPDTMINNFKVNLFKPLKNGQKVADYADHRFYSYNNQAFSSSYHMGLDLASIKEAPIVSNNDGEVVFVQENGIYGLNIIIYHGFGIYTLYGHCTNVDVNVGDRVRAGDVVGTTGTTGLALGDHVHFGVLVQGVEVRPEQWQDAKWIKENIYNVLESSKKRILSE, via the coding sequence ATGGTTTTTGCACGTAAAAGATCAAATAAAAAATGGATTTTTGTAGTTTTTTTAATACTTTTAGCCTTTGTGGTGTTTGTTTTAAATACAAAATTATTTGAAAAAAATCCCCCGTTAATCCAAATAAAATCAGATGTAATTTATAGTAATTTAACTGATCCTATATCCATAGAAGTAAACGATGAAAGTACTTTAAAAGATATAAAAGTTACTTTATTTAAGGCAAATGAATTAAATGGTGAAACACTTGTTAATGAGCATGTTAAAGGCAATAAAAAAAGTATTCATTTTGATTTAAAATTACCAAAACCAGCTTATAAAGAAAAAGTCGATTCATATAAACTTGCAATAGAAGCAAGCGATGGTAGTTTTTGGAATTTCTTTTTAGGAAATAAAGCACTTAAAGAAGTAAAAGTTATTATTGACACCAAAAAACCATTTGTGGAAATTTTAGATAATTCTTATCAAATCGAACAAGGTGGAGTAGGTAGTGTGGTGTTTAAAGCAAGTGATGAGAATTTACAAGAAGTTTATATCACAACCGATAAAGATAAAATTTTTAAAGCAACTCCTTATGTGAAAGAAGAATATTATGCTGCTTTGATTCCTTGGGAGGCAACTGATGAGCACTTTAGAGCTTATGTAGTGGCAGTAGATAAAGCAGGTAATGTAAACAAACAAAGGATTAGATATTATTTTACTAATAAAAAATACCGTGTATCAAATATAAAAGTAAGTGATAGATTTTTAGATGGTAAGATTGAATTTTTAGCACAAAAATATGCCCCAAAAGATAGAGAATTAAGCAGACTTGAAAAATTTAAATTCGTGAATGAAGATTTAAGAGCTTCTAATGAAGTTATCATTCATGATATTACAAGCAAAGTTCCTGATACTATGATTAATAATTTTAAAGTTAATCTTTTCAAGCCTTTAAAAAATGGCCAAAAAGTAGCTGATTATGCTGATCATAGATTTTATTCTTATAATAATCAAGCATTTAGTAGTTCTTATCATATGGGGCTTGATTTAGCAAGCATAAAAGAAGCACCTATTGTTAGTAATAATGATGGTGAAGTGGTATTTGTACAAGAAAATGGAATTTATGGATTAAATATTATTATTTATCACGGTTTTGGGATTTATACTCTTTATGGACACTGCACTAATGTAGATGTAAATGTAGGAGATAGAGTTAGAGCAGGTGATGTTGTAGGAACTACAGGCACTACAGGTTTAGCGCTCGGAGATCATGTGCATTTTGGTGTTTTAGTTCAAGGGGTTGAAGTACGTCCTGAGCAATGGCAAGATGCAAAATGGATAAAAGAAAATATCTATAATGTATTAGAATCAAGCAAAAAAAGAATTTTGAGTGAATAA
- a CDS encoding prephenate dehydrogenase has product MKVGIIGLGLIGGSLGLSLRENKLIDLVCGYDINKEFEQIALERKLIDKIVSFEELKKCDVIFLAIPVRAIVKILKEFQGISKDCTIIELGSTKEEIIKNLPSYLQSQFIAAHPMAGTENSGPNAAIKDLYKNAVCVLCDVQNADHIHQKRAIEIFSDLGMKLVFMDSISHDHHASIISHLPHVISFSLANFVMKEENKKNIAHLGGPSFKDMCRIAKSNPQMWSGIFEQNKQNLLNSIDLFQKELQECKKMIEKCDINELEAWIISANKLREIL; this is encoded by the coding sequence ATGAAAGTAGGTATAATTGGACTCGGCTTAATAGGTGGATCTTTAGGTCTTAGCTTAAGAGAGAATAAATTAATAGATTTAGTTTGTGGATATGATATAAATAAAGAATTTGAGCAAATTGCATTAGAGCGAAAATTAATAGATAAAATTGTTTCTTTTGAAGAGTTAAAAAAATGTGATGTGATTTTTTTGGCTATTCCTGTAAGAGCTATTGTAAAAATCTTAAAAGAATTTCAAGGCATTTCTAAAGATTGCACTATCATTGAGCTTGGAAGCACCAAAGAAGAAATTATTAAAAATTTACCTTCTTATTTGCAAAGCCAATTTATCGCAGCTCATCCTATGGCAGGAACTGAAAATAGTGGTCCAAATGCAGCTATAAAAGATTTATATAAAAATGCAGTTTGTGTTTTGTGTGATGTGCAAAATGCCGATCATATTCATCAAAAAAGGGCTATAGAAATTTTTTCAGATTTAGGAATGAAGCTTGTATTTATGGATAGCATCTCGCATGATCATCATGCTTCTATCATTTCACACTTACCGCATGTGATTAGTTTTTCTTTGGCAAATTTTGTGATGAAAGAAGAAAATAAAAAAAATATAGCTCATCTAGGAGGTCCTTCTTTTAAAGATATGTGTAGGATTGCCAAATCAAACCCTCAAATGTGGAGTGGTATTTTTGAGCAAAACAAACAAAATTTATTAAATTCTATTGATCTATTTCAAAAAGAACTACAAGAATGTAAAAAAATGATAGAAAAATGTGATATAAATGAACTTGAAGCTTGGATTATAAGTGCAAATAAATTGAGAGAAATTTTGTAA
- the bamA gene encoding outer membrane protein assembly factor BamA, with protein MKKWFVFFALSSSLCADTVKDIKFEGLSQLSKESAIAISKLKIGQKIDPASIDTAIKNLFDRNYFKDIVVEEKNGVLTFKVIEKPSIGKIDIQGIASNDRKQIESLVGLKPGILYDENSAKDAAEKIKLFYQAKGFYDTVVEIKDEKLSNSSSLKLTFVVNRGENIIIEKVHLSGAKNLSYSDVEPAIANKQREALGWMWGFNDGKLKIFDLANDSSRISDVYLKEGYLDVSVSPAFLNTYTDTYQADLTYFINEGEVYKVKGIKIFNPIFSDEENEALVNDLKLSVGKIVNIEKLREDIKTIETKTADLGYAFVQVIPDIQKDKENHEAMIIFKVIPNEKVYVRNVEISGNTKTVDRVIRRELYLTEGNLYNRTDLIDSRNALRRTAYFENVDIKEQRVDDTHIDLIVEVKEASTGAISGGIGYGTSDGILLSASLSDANILGSGMKGSISIDKGDDTLSGRVSLRNPRVNDSDYSLGGSLYSDRLEWDSYDERNYGFDISIGKTLGRYTSVDLTYNLEQSDIYHLSDRLIAQGYKLGKTYKSSITPSIVFNNTDDYYLPRSGFIASTSLEYAGLGGDQEFISSTTKFNYYQGLEEFIGWDLIYRYKASFYKVWDQGYLPINEKLYLGGIGTIRGFDRRSVSPKNEWGDETGGTVAFANSVELSFPIFDRIKLRGSVFFDYGAIGESSLSQIQRWSTGIGFEWLTPLGALNLVFAKPFNTSSKDDLSKFEFMLGARF; from the coding sequence ATGAAAAAATGGTTTGTTTTCTTTGCACTCTCAAGTTCTTTATGTGCAGATACAGTTAAAGATATAAAATTTGAAGGCTTATCGCAACTTTCTAAAGAAAGTGCTATTGCGATTTCTAAATTAAAAATAGGACAAAAAATCGATCCTGCTAGCATAGATACAGCGATTAAAAATCTTTTTGATAGAAATTATTTTAAAGATATAGTAGTAGAAGAAAAAAATGGAGTGCTAACTTTTAAAGTAATAGAAAAACCTTCCATTGGAAAAATAGATATTCAAGGTATAGCAAGCAACGATAGAAAGCAAATAGAAAGCCTTGTTGGTTTAAAACCTGGAATTTTATATGATGAAAATTCAGCCAAAGATGCAGCTGAAAAAATCAAACTTTTTTATCAGGCTAAAGGTTTTTATGATACTGTTGTAGAAATCAAAGATGAAAAATTAAGCAATTCAAGCTCATTAAAACTTACTTTTGTTGTAAATCGTGGGGAAAATATCATCATAGAAAAAGTGCATTTAAGCGGTGCAAAAAATTTAAGTTATTCAGATGTTGAACCTGCAATAGCAAATAAACAAAGAGAAGCTTTGGGTTGGATGTGGGGTTTTAATGATGGTAAGCTTAAAATTTTTGATTTAGCAAATGATAGCTCAAGAATTTCAGATGTATATTTAAAAGAAGGTTATCTTGACGTAAGCGTATCTCCTGCTTTTTTAAATACTTACACAGATACTTATCAAGCTGATTTGACTTATTTTATCAACGAGGGTGAGGTTTATAAAGTTAAAGGAATTAAAATTTTTAATCCAATTTTTAGTGATGAAGAAAATGAAGCTTTAGTAAATGATTTAAAATTAAGTGTTGGAAAAATAGTTAACATAGAAAAACTAAGAGAAGATATAAAAACCATAGAAACTAAAACAGCAGATTTAGGCTATGCTTTTGTACAAGTTATACCTGATATACAAAAAGATAAAGAAAATCATGAAGCTATGATTATTTTTAAAGTCATACCTAATGAAAAAGTATATGTTAGAAATGTTGAAATTTCAGGCAATACCAAAACAGTTGATAGGGTTATTCGTAGAGAGCTTTACCTAACTGAAGGTAATCTTTATAATAGAACTGATTTAATAGATTCAAGAAACGCTCTAAGAAGAACTGCATATTTTGAAAATGTAGACATTAAAGAACAAAGAGTAGATGATACGCACATTGATTTGATAGTAGAAGTCAAAGAAGCTTCAACTGGGGCTATCTCAGGTGGTATTGGTTATGGGACTAGCGATGGAATTTTACTTAGTGCTTCATTATCTGATGCAAATATCTTAGGCTCTGGTATGAAAGGAAGTATAAGTATAGACAAAGGCGATGATACACTTTCAGGTAGAGTATCTTTAAGAAATCCTAGAGTAAATGATAGTGATTATTCTCTTGGAGGATCATTATACTCAGATCGTTTAGAATGGGATAGCTATGATGAGAGAAATTATGGTTTTGATATAAGCATTGGTAAAACTTTAGGAAGATATACAAGCGTTGATTTAACTTATAATCTTGAGCAAAGTGATATTTATCATTTAAGCGATCGCTTAATTGCTCAAGGATATAAACTTGGAAAAACCTACAAAAGCTCTATTACTCCTTCAATAGTATTTAACAATACAGATGATTATTATTTACCAAGATCAGGTTTTATCGCCTCAACTTCACTTGAATATGCAGGTTTAGGCGGGGATCAAGAATTTATAAGCTCTACCACTAAGTTTAATTATTATCAAGGCTTGGAAGAATTTATAGGTTGGGATTTGATTTATCGTTATAAAGCAAGTTTTTATAAGGTATGGGATCAAGGCTATTTACCTATCAATGAAAAATTATATCTTGGTGGTATAGGAACCATTAGAGGTTTTGATAGAAGAAGCGTGAGTCCTAAAAACGAATGGGGTGATGAAACAGGTGGTACAGTGGCTTTTGCAAATTCTGTAGAACTTAGTTTTCCAATCTTTGATAGAATCAAACTTAGAGGTAGTGTATTTTTCGACTATGGCGCTATAGGTGAGAGTTCTTTAAGTCAAATTCAAAGATGGAGCACAGGTATTGGCTTTGAGTGGTTAACCCCACTAGGTGCTTTAAATTTAGTTTTTGCTAAACCATTTAATACTAGTTCAAAAGATGATTTGAGCAAATTTGAGTTTATGTTGGGTGCAAGATTTTAA